Below is a genomic region from Betta splendens chromosome 8, fBetSpl5.4, whole genome shotgun sequence.
TGTTGTACATGACATTTTCCTCTCAGACAACTACGAATGTGAAGCAGGATCGCTATTGCAGGACATGCTCTACATATGGTGGTTACACATGCATATCTCAGCTGAACGATTTAAAGCTGACAACCAtggaaaaacagtgtaaaactaATTTAAGGTAATAACAAACGCACCATTTCTGTCATTATGTGGTGTAATTGTTAGTGCTTACCTGAGGGTCGGCTGAACAGTCTGCCTCGAATCAGCCAATGACATCTCCAGAGCCCGTTGTAAAgcctgctcctccgtctgcaATTATTACAGCAGAGCACGGCGCTTAACAAACATTATAATAAAATCAAGAAAAATGTGTCGAGTTCATGtcaagtaaataaaaacataccaTGCCAGCTTGAAATGAGGCTGAGGGTGGAATTACATTATGTGCTGACACAGAAGCAGAGATCCGCTGGGTAGAactggaaaatgaaaaagagTAAGACAGGAGTAAAATTGTTTGAATTTATTCTCaattcacacaaaaacatggtcacttttaaaataattaaaattaaattaataaaacattaaaaatcatTACTGAGCTTACCCACTGCTTTGGCCTCTATTATttgcacccacaccatttgAAATAGGTCTAGAGTTGCTGGACGCAGATTCACTAGAAGTAGAAGCTGAGGTAGACGAGGCCCCTTGTGCCcgcattacagcagcatgtcTGAAATGAACAATAGAAGACAAATTATTCTGTCACGTTAGGGGGTAAGTGAAGTCATTTAATAAGAACGTAAGGAAATTGTACCCACCCTGACTTGGACAGAGGTTTGTCGTTGGTGTTACAATCATGATCTAGTGGGTGCCGATGTTTAAGACAATAATTTAAATGGCACTGGTCACAGGTCACTCGTATCATTTCCTTCTGTTTACAACCTCCTTTAGAACATCTATTTGTGAAAATCTGTAAATACGAAAGAACAGTcctttttagtattttaattatATTCAAAAAACTTGAGGTAAAGACAAAGTCCAACCCATTCACTTCATGTTTAAGTATTATACACACacctttctctttctttgtgCAGGGTCTGATTTACAATCTCGATCAATGTGTTCACCAACTTTAATGTCAGGCATTTCTCCTCTCTTGATGGGAATGGGAGTGTTGCACAATGGACACACTGGGACCTGGACATCCTATaaatcaggcattaaacatttaaaagattATTTTTTGACCATTGAGGGGTTATTATAACAACCCATTAAGACACCTGTCACATGATGTCACATGTGATTTGAATGTTCTCATAATCCATCTCTGAAACATAATTTATCAGCACTCCACAGTCAAAAGGTTAACTAATGCAGTTTTTCTTTAAACACTAGTTTCATTAATTCCGGTCAACAATGTGTAAAAAGTTTGATAAGTGGTTAATTACCTTTCTGTAGGATGATGTGCATTTGTGATTTGCATATGTGATGTGGTCCTTACAAAATATCTCCTGGCAGGCGTCACATTTCATAGGAAGGAAATCTGCAACGCCAAGTATGGGTTTTAGCCTCAGGGTCAATCAAGCATATATTAGTATAAACAAGCAGGACACTATAATCTTCATCAAACCCTATTTACCTAAACGTTTGCAGGTCTTCTCAGAGCAGTGCTCTCCTAAATCTGGAAACTCCATTGCAGAAAAACCTCGACAGCTGCCAGTAGTAGAAAACTGGAGGGAAAGAATAAATATTTGTTTCAGATCCACTGCTGAGCTGAAGCGATGACTGTAAACACTGACTCACTCTACGCTAGCCAACACTACGTTGGCTATAAAATACAGCTTTGTCATTCGGAAGTTGCTGACAaccagtgtttgtgtaagatgcctattttaaagcaaaacaacTTTACGTTGAATGAGAACTAGTATCTGGCAAGTGATGCTTTAAACGCTCTTCGTGCAAAAACTATAGTAAAACTGGAGTTTTCGAAAACTTCATGAAGCTGTTCTTTATTATTGCTGTCATTAGCTAGCTAGGCCAGGCTAGCATGAGATTACATAACTAAAAACCCGCATTGGTGAAGTTTTTATTATAAGAGTTATGTATAACCAACCCAGGCACGCGACAGTGTTCCGTGTAAGAAAATTattgaaataaaacacatttatatggGCAAAAACCACCTAACGGTCGTCGTGTATTATTCACACAAATGCTAACTGCTAGCTCGTGTGTTGCTAAGCGATGTAGCTACATATCGAGAAATTAATGTTTAACTGCGCGGAAAAGAAACGTACACAATCTACTTTCTATTTAACGAGATTAAAAACCCAGAAGAAACACAGCCATCACTCTTGTGTTTGTCAACGCTGAAACCATCAGCTGAGGTATTGGCTAGCTAGCTCAATGTGACAGCGAACCGTGGCTTTCGTCTAATTGTACTCACCGAATCCGACTTTTACGTTCGAGCTCGTGTT
It encodes:
- the zfand2a gene encoding AN1-type zinc finger protein 2A isoform X2; the protein is MEFPDLGEHCSEKTCKRLDFLPMKCDACQEIFCKDHITYANHKCTSSYRKDVQVPVCPLCNTPIPIKRGEMPDIKVGEHIDRDCKSDPAQRKRKIFTNRCSKGGCKQKEMIRVTCDQCHLNYCLKHRHPLDHDCNTNDKPLSKSGHAAVMRAQGASSTSASTSSESASSNSRPISNGVGANNRGQSSGSTQRISASVSAHNVIPPSASFQAGMTEEQALQRALEMSLADSRQTVQPTLSPQEQEDLALAQALAASEEEYRRQQQRQQVPRKA
- the zfand2a gene encoding AN1-type zinc finger protein 2A isoform X1, which translates into the protein MEFPDLGEHCSEKTCKRLDFLPMKCDACQEIFCKDHITYANHKCTSSYRKDVQVPVCPLCNTPIPIKRGEMPDIKVGEHIDRDCKSDPAQRKRKIFTNRCSKGGCKQKEMIRVTCDQCHLNYCLKHRHPLDHDCNTNDKPLSKSGHAAVMRAQGASSTSASTSSESASSNSRPISNGVGANNRGQSSGSTQRISASVSAHNVIPPSASFQAGMTEEQALQRALEMSLADSRQTVQPTLSPQEQEDLALAQALAASEEEYRRQQQRQQGRESKQSNCSLS